GGATAGATGGAAAATACAGAAATTCTGAAATGGCCATTTCCAAAATCAATTCATCAATAAATGCAATTCGTTCAACATCCCAATTTACCGTGTATGCGGTCACTACTTCTTTCAGTTCATCATGATTTATTACTGATTTTCGGTAAAGGTCTTTGGCAAATTGACGATCCTCTTCATCTTTAAACATCGGCAATAATGCTTGGCGTTCACCTGAAAAATCTTTAAACTTTTTGATGGTTTTCAAAATCATACTAACAACAAAGTCCAGATCATCATTCCAGTAGATACTCTGCTCTTCCAAAATATTAACCAAATCTTCTGATTGCAATATAACCTCTGCAAAAAGCTGTTCCACGAATTTCCTATCCGCTTGGTATGAACTTTCAGGGGCTGTCATGTAGCCCTTGAAGAATTCAGTGTCAATCAGTTGTATGTATATTTTTTTAACGAACTCTGGCTCGTTAACCCAACTCAATTTAGATTGTGCCAAGTATTTATTCAGTTGTTCATTATCTTTTAACTGATTGATTAGCCTATTTCGAACAAGTCGTGTATTGGGATTCAAATCTTCTTCGGTCGGAAAGTGCTTTTTCTTCCTAAGTTCAATCACTGCTTCAGCATGTTTGCTGATTTCAATCACTAGGTCAAATAAATAATGGTAAAGGTCGTATGTTTTCTGGAGACTGAAGAACAACTCTTTCTCCGTATTGTTGATCGATTTTTCAGGTGAAGTATAAAAGGCGTATAAAACCTGTAAAACTTTTATGCGAATAATTCTTCTGCTAATCATTGTCTTAGAACTAGTTTTTTCTTTGGAGGGGGCAAAGTTACACAATTTCTTTTCTGCTGTTCAACATC
The DNA window shown above is from uncultured Sunxiuqinia sp. and carries:
- the nusB gene encoding transcription antitermination factor NusB: MISRRIIRIKVLQVLYAFYTSPEKSINNTEKELFFSLQKTYDLYHYLFDLVIEISKHAEAVIELRKKKHFPTEEDLNPNTRLVRNRLINQLKDNEQLNKYLAQSKLSWVNEPEFVKKIYIQLIDTEFFKGYMTAPESSYQADRKFVEQLFAEVILQSEDLVNILEEQSIYWNDDLDFVVSMILKTIKKFKDFSGERQALLPMFKDEEDRQFAKDLYRKSVINHDELKEVVTAYTVNWDVERIAFIDELILEMAISEFLYFPSIPTKVTLNEYIELSKYYSTKKSRNFINGILDKALKALKTENRILKAGRGLIGEDDQPKDKK